A single region of the Streptomyces sp. NBC_01262 genome encodes:
- the lon gene encoding endopeptidase La, protein MANSSSSSAPLTLPVLPLDDAVVLPGMVVPLDLTDAEVRAAVEAAQAAQRADGGRNKPRVLLVPRVDGNYAAVGTLGTVEQVGRLSDGDPGAVIRGVSRVRIGAGTTGLGSALWVEGTQLTEPAPTEAPGTVAELVKEYKALATSWLRKRGAWQIVDRVQQIDDVSQLADNSGYSGFLTTKQRVELLETTDPVARLKLAITTLRDHLAEQDVADTIRKDVQEGMEKQQREFLLRQQLEAVRKELAELNGDPENESEDYRARVESADLPEKVREAALKEVDKLERSSDASPEGSWIRTWLDTVLELPWSTMTEDAYDIPGARAVLDADHAGLDDVKERITEYLAVRKRRADRGLGVIGGRRAGAVLALVGPPGVGKTSLGESVARAMGRKFVRVALGGVRDEAEIRGHRRTYVGALPGRIVRAIKEAGSMNPVVLLDEIDKVGSDYRGDPAAALLEVLDPAQNHTFRDHYLEVELDLSDVVFLATANVLDAIPEPLLDRMELVRLDGYTEDEKVTIARDHLLPRQLERAGLTDGEVTVEDEALRRLAGEYTREAGVRTLERSLARILRKIAAQHELGDQKLPFTVGPDDLRALIGRPHHVPEALQNPQERRTAVPGVSTGLAVTGAGGDVLYIEASLADPETGGSGLQLTGQLGEVMKESAQIALSFLRSHGAELELPVADLKERGVHLHVPAGGIPKDGPSAGITMTTALASLLSGRRVRTDVAMTGEVSLTGRVLPIGGLKQKLLAAHRAGITTVVIPKRNEADLDDVPAEVLERLEVHPVSDVREVLQLALEPAVADLGASQAPVAA, encoded by the coding sequence ATGGCTAACTCGTCTTCGTCGTCCGCGCCGCTCACCCTGCCCGTCCTGCCGCTGGACGACGCGGTCGTCCTGCCCGGCATGGTCGTGCCGCTGGATCTGACCGACGCAGAGGTGCGCGCAGCGGTCGAGGCCGCGCAGGCGGCGCAGCGCGCCGACGGTGGTCGCAACAAACCTCGGGTGCTGCTCGTTCCCCGGGTCGACGGGAACTACGCGGCCGTCGGCACGCTCGGCACCGTCGAGCAGGTCGGAAGGCTGTCGGACGGCGATCCCGGAGCCGTGATCCGTGGCGTGAGCCGGGTCCGGATCGGGGCCGGTACGACGGGGCTCGGCTCGGCGCTGTGGGTGGAGGGGACGCAGCTCACGGAGCCGGCGCCCACCGAGGCCCCGGGGACCGTGGCGGAGCTCGTCAAGGAGTACAAGGCGCTGGCGACCAGCTGGCTGCGCAAGCGCGGGGCATGGCAGATCGTGGACCGGGTCCAGCAGATCGACGATGTGTCGCAGCTGGCCGACAACTCCGGTTACTCGGGCTTCCTGACCACCAAGCAGCGCGTCGAGCTGCTGGAGACCACCGACCCGGTGGCCAGGCTGAAGCTCGCCATCACCACGCTGCGCGACCACCTCGCCGAGCAGGACGTCGCGGACACCATCCGCAAGGACGTCCAGGAGGGCATGGAGAAGCAGCAGCGCGAGTTCCTGCTCCGCCAGCAGCTCGAAGCCGTACGCAAGGAGCTGGCCGAGCTCAACGGCGACCCCGAGAACGAGTCCGAGGACTACCGGGCCCGGGTGGAGTCCGCCGACCTGCCGGAGAAGGTCCGGGAGGCCGCGCTCAAGGAGGTCGACAAGCTGGAGCGGTCCAGCGACGCGTCCCCCGAGGGCTCGTGGATCCGCACCTGGCTGGACACCGTCCTGGAGCTGCCGTGGAGCACCATGACAGAGGACGCCTACGACATCCCCGGCGCGCGGGCCGTCCTGGACGCCGACCACGCGGGGCTGGACGACGTCAAGGAGCGGATCACCGAATACCTGGCCGTGCGCAAGCGCCGCGCCGACCGCGGACTGGGCGTCATCGGCGGACGGCGGGCCGGAGCCGTGCTGGCGCTGGTCGGGCCGCCCGGCGTCGGCAAGACCTCGCTGGGCGAGTCCGTGGCGCGAGCCATGGGGCGGAAGTTCGTACGCGTCGCGCTGGGCGGCGTACGGGACGAGGCGGAGATCCGGGGCCACCGGCGTACGTACGTCGGGGCGCTGCCCGGGCGGATCGTACGGGCCATCAAGGAGGCCGGGTCCATGAACCCGGTCGTGCTGCTGGACGAGATCGACAAGGTCGGCTCGGACTACCGGGGCGACCCGGCGGCGGCCCTGCTCGAAGTCCTGGACCCGGCCCAGAACCACACCTTCCGGGACCACTACCTGGAGGTCGAACTCGACCTGAGCGATGTGGTGTTCCTCGCCACCGCCAACGTCCTGGACGCCATCCCCGAGCCGCTGCTCGACCGCATGGAGCTGGTCCGGCTCGACGGCTACACCGAGGACGAGAAGGTCACCATCGCCCGCGACCACCTGCTCCCGCGCCAGCTGGAGCGGGCCGGCCTCACCGACGGCGAGGTCACCGTCGAGGACGAGGCGCTGCGCAGGCTCGCCGGCGAGTACACCCGCGAAGCGGGCGTACGCACCCTGGAGCGCTCGCTCGCCCGCATCCTGCGCAAGATCGCGGCCCAGCACGAACTGGGCGACCAGAAGCTGCCCTTCACGGTCGGCCCGGACGATCTGCGCGCGCTCATCGGACGGCCCCACCACGTCCCGGAGGCCCTCCAGAACCCGCAGGAGCGGCGTACGGCGGTGCCCGGCGTCTCCACCGGGCTCGCGGTGACGGGCGCGGGCGGTGACGTCCTCTACATCGAGGCGTCGCTGGCCGACCCGGAGACCGGCGGGAGCGGGCTGCAGCTCACCGGCCAGCTCGGCGAGGTCATGAAGGAGTCCGCGCAGATCGCGCTGTCCTTCCTGCGCAGCCACGGCGCCGAACTGGAGCTGCCGGTGGCCGACCTGAAGGAGCGCGGCGTCCACCTGCACGTCCCGGCGGGCGGCATCCCCAAGGACGGGCCCAGTGCCGGCATCACCATGACGACGGCTCTCGCCTCGCTGCTGTCCGGGCGGCGGGTCCGCACCGACGTGGCCATGACCGGTGAGGTCTCGCTGACCGGCCGCGTGCTGCCGATCGGCGGCCTCAAGCAGAAGCTGCTCGCCGCACACCGCGCCGGGATCACGACCGTCGTGATCCCCAAGCGGAACGAGGCCGACCTGGACGACGTCCCCGCCGAGGTCCTGGAGCGGCTGGAGGTCCACCCGGTCTCCGACGTCCGCGAGGTGCTCCAGCTCGCGCTGGAGCCGGCCGTGGCGGATCTGGGAGCCTCCCAGGCCCCGGTCGCGGCCTGA
- a CDS encoding response regulator transcription factor: MDGTNPNHGDAGAVTPGAQRRVLVVEDDPTIADSIAARLRAEGFQLRTAGDGPSAVDLALAWQPDLLVLDVMLPGYDGLEVCRRVQASRPVPVLMLTARDDETDMLVGLGVGADDYMTKPFSMRELAARVHVLLRRVERATIAARDPRGGNLHLGDLEIDNAQRRVRVRGSDVHLTPTEFDLLVCLAQQPRAVLSREQLLAEVWDWADASGTRTVDSHVKALRRKIGADRIRTVHGVGYALETPAP, from the coding sequence ATGGACGGCACCAATCCGAATCACGGCGACGCCGGCGCGGTCACGCCCGGCGCGCAGCGGCGGGTGCTGGTGGTGGAGGACGACCCGACGATCGCCGACTCGATCGCGGCCCGTCTGCGGGCCGAGGGCTTCCAGCTCCGGACGGCCGGGGACGGCCCCAGCGCGGTGGACCTGGCACTCGCCTGGCAGCCCGACCTGCTGGTGCTCGACGTGATGCTGCCCGGCTACGACGGCCTTGAGGTCTGCCGCCGGGTCCAGGCGTCCCGCCCCGTCCCCGTGCTGATGCTCACCGCCCGTGATGACGAGACGGACATGCTGGTCGGGCTCGGCGTCGGCGCCGACGACTACATGACCAAGCCGTTCTCCATGCGCGAGCTGGCCGCCCGGGTGCACGTCCTGCTGCGCCGCGTCGAGCGCGCCACGATCGCCGCCCGCGACCCGCGCGGCGGCAATCTGCACCTGGGCGACCTGGAGATCGACAACGCCCAGCGCCGGGTCCGGGTGCGCGGCAGCGACGTCCACCTCACCCCCACCGAGTTCGACCTCCTGGTCTGCCTGGCCCAGCAGCCGCGCGCCGTGCTGTCGCGCGAGCAGCTGCTCGCCGAGGTCTGGGACTGGGCGGACGCCTCCGGCACCCGTACCGTCGACAGTCACGTCAAGGCGCTGCGGCGGAAGATCGGCGCCGATCGCATCCGTACGGTGCACGGAGTCGGCTACGCGCTGGAAACGCCCGCGCCGTAG
- a CDS encoding HAMP domain-containing sensor histidine kinase has product MARAEPAVRSGRATTTTTAATWRAQVWEALRPYDPFRSIKAALQVLVVVSVLITTLLVFIAMESKTGIRIITIFSIIACLLITQFVAHGLTAPLREMTAVTKAMASGDYGRRVAIVRRDEVGGLADAFNLMAADLESVDRHRKELVANVSHELRTPIAALRAVLENVVDGVVDADPETMRTALAQTERLSRLVSQLLDLSRLDSGVVLLDAKRFEVWPYLAAVIKTASLGLQGGPGAGTRARADVHLHLDVSPPELTAYADAERLHQVVANLVDNAVKHSPPSGRVTVRARRGAGPGSLDLEVLDEGPGIPAAERGRVFERFNRGGARASGPADGGTGLGLAIARWAVDLHGGAILVAESPRGCRIRVTLPGSGTAAS; this is encoded by the coding sequence ATGGCCAGAGCCGAGCCCGCGGTTCGCAGCGGTCGCGCCACGACCACCACCACCGCCGCCACCTGGCGCGCGCAGGTGTGGGAGGCGCTGCGGCCCTACGACCCGTTCCGGTCGATCAAGGCGGCGCTGCAGGTGCTGGTGGTCGTGTCGGTGCTGATCACGACACTGCTGGTCTTCATAGCGATGGAGTCCAAGACCGGCATACGCATCATCACGATCTTCTCGATCATCGCGTGCCTGCTCATCACCCAGTTCGTGGCGCACGGCCTCACCGCCCCGCTGCGCGAGATGACCGCCGTCACCAAGGCGATGGCCAGCGGCGACTACGGCCGGCGCGTCGCCATCGTGCGGCGGGACGAGGTCGGCGGGCTCGCCGACGCGTTCAACCTCATGGCCGCCGACCTGGAATCGGTCGACCGGCACCGCAAGGAACTCGTGGCGAATGTCTCACATGAGCTGCGTACGCCCATCGCCGCGCTCCGCGCCGTCCTGGAGAACGTCGTGGACGGCGTCGTCGACGCCGACCCCGAGACCATGCGCACCGCGCTGGCCCAGACCGAACGGCTGAGCCGGCTGGTCAGCCAGCTGCTCGACCTCTCCCGGCTCGACAGCGGCGTCGTCCTGCTGGACGCCAAGCGGTTCGAGGTCTGGCCCTACCTGGCCGCCGTCATCAAGACCGCCAGCCTCGGCCTCCAGGGCGGCCCCGGCGCCGGTACGCGGGCCCGCGCCGACGTCCACCTGCACCTGGACGTCTCACCGCCCGAGCTGACCGCCTACGCCGACGCCGAGCGGCTCCACCAGGTCGTGGCCAACCTCGTCGACAACGCCGTCAAGCACAGCCCGCCCAGCGGCCGCGTCACCGTACGCGCCCGGCGCGGCGCCGGCCCCGGCAGCCTGGATCTGGAGGTCCTGGACGAGGGCCCCGGCATTCCCGCCGCCGAGCGCGGCCGGGTCTTCGAACGCTTCAACCGCGGCGGTGCCCGCGCCTCCGGCCCGGCCGACGGCGGCACCGGTCTCGGCCTCGCCATCGCCCGCTGGGCGGTCGACCTCCACGGCGGGGCGATCCTGGTCGCCGAGTCGCCCCGAGGGTGCCGCATCCGGGTGACCCTGCCGGGCTCGGGCACGGCGGCGTCCTGA